A single region of the Streptomyces sp. NBC_01803 genome encodes:
- a CDS encoding SpoIIE family protein phosphatase, which translates to MNRPAGPREADSAFLPPGAAASAAVDARGVVTAWSQGAEELLGYRAEEVVGRPAAGMLADDVSAPARRCLAGPWGWSGDLALRHRDGGAVLRTSVRAFPFLDRAGDLQWFLVAAPEDSAMVEWAIADSPLTLAIYDLDARILRMNAATRRLLGVAGEEVLGQPVGEVYERALAGREPSASAFSDSVVAEVLRVGRTGETLRYEVSAPTPGDPRRTTWAVNMSPVRDAAGRVRGVFTAGSDITEQFLARERLALLNEASTRIGTTLDVMRTAQELADVMIPRLADFVSVDLIEVKENGGEAPGAPHSRPVGPLTLRRVAHQSVLEGIPEVVVPLGEVDTYPEYSPPARCLASDEPVLSGLDDPGFVRWVREFPPRGERVRTHGFHSLIAVPLRARGTTLGVAVLVRSRPEAFERDDLLLAEELSARAAVSVDNARRYTREHTTALTLQRSLLPRRLPRPAAVEVASRYLPTATQAGIGGDWFDVIPLSGTRVAFVVGDVVGHGIHASATMGRLRTAVRTLADVDLRPDELLTHLDDLVARLDENDAVDPMGSTTGGFGATCLYAVYDPVSGHCVLASAGHPLPVVIAPGGDVRFVEVSPGPPLGVGGLPFEAAEVALPEGGLIALYTDGLVESHERGFDEGLRLLAGVLAGSTGTLEETCDHVIRSMLPDRPQDDAALLIARTRVLDTEHVATLDLEPDPSQVAYAREAATGKLESWELGEAAFITELVVSELVTNAIRHGSPPIQLRLIRGETSIICEVSDTSSTAPHMRRARTLDEGGRGLLLVAQLTQRWGSRQTASGKIIWAEQDLAADATGAWLGG; encoded by the coding sequence ATGAATCGACCCGCCGGCCCACGGGAGGCGGACAGCGCCTTTCTCCCTCCGGGAGCCGCCGCGTCGGCGGCGGTGGACGCGCGGGGCGTCGTCACGGCGTGGAGCCAGGGCGCCGAGGAACTGCTGGGCTACCGGGCGGAGGAGGTCGTCGGGCGCCCTGCCGCCGGAATGCTCGCCGACGATGTCTCGGCCCCGGCGCGCAGATGCCTCGCCGGGCCGTGGGGATGGAGCGGCGATCTGGCTCTGCGGCACCGGGACGGCGGCGCTGTTCTGCGGACCAGCGTGCGGGCGTTCCCCTTCCTCGACCGCGCGGGTGACCTCCAGTGGTTTCTGGTGGCGGCCCCGGAGGACTCCGCGATGGTGGAGTGGGCCATTGCCGACTCGCCGCTCACGCTGGCGATCTATGACCTCGACGCGCGAATCCTGCGGATGAACGCCGCGACCCGGCGGCTGCTGGGCGTGGCGGGCGAAGAGGTGCTCGGTCAGCCGGTGGGCGAGGTGTACGAGCGGGCTTTGGCCGGCCGGGAGCCGTCGGCCTCCGCCTTCTCCGATTCGGTGGTGGCGGAAGTGCTGCGGGTGGGCCGGACCGGCGAAACGCTCCGTTACGAGGTGTCCGCCCCGACCCCCGGCGACCCCCGGAGGACCACCTGGGCGGTCAACATGTCCCCGGTGCGGGACGCGGCCGGGCGGGTGCGGGGCGTGTTCACCGCGGGGTCCGACATCACGGAGCAGTTTCTCGCCCGTGAGCGGCTGGCGCTGCTGAACGAGGCGAGCACCCGTATCGGAACCACGCTCGATGTCATGCGGACGGCTCAGGAACTGGCGGATGTCATGATTCCCCGGCTCGCCGATTTCGTGAGCGTCGACCTGATCGAAGTGAAGGAGAACGGCGGCGAAGCGCCCGGGGCGCCACACAGTCGCCCAGTCGGCCCCCTGACCCTGCGCCGGGTGGCCCACCAGTCTGTCCTCGAAGGCATCCCCGAGGTGGTCGTGCCGCTGGGCGAGGTGGACACCTATCCGGAGTATTCGCCGCCCGCTCGGTGCCTGGCCTCCGACGAGCCGGTGCTCAGCGGGCTGGACGATCCCGGCTTCGTCCGGTGGGTGAGGGAGTTCCCCCCGCGCGGCGAGCGCGTGCGCACCCACGGGTTCCACTCGCTGATCGCTGTGCCGCTGCGCGCCCGCGGCACCACCCTCGGGGTGGCCGTACTCGTCCGCAGCCGTCCGGAGGCGTTCGAGCGGGATGATCTGCTGCTGGCCGAGGAGCTCTCTGCCCGTGCGGCGGTCAGCGTGGACAACGCCCGGCGCTACACCCGGGAGCACACCACCGCGCTGACGCTGCAGCGCAGCCTCCTGCCCCGGCGGCTGCCCCGCCCGGCGGCCGTCGAGGTCGCCTCCCGCTATCTGCCCACGGCCACCCAGGCGGGCATCGGCGGCGACTGGTTCGACGTCATCCCGCTCTCCGGCACGCGCGTGGCCTTCGTCGTCGGCGACGTGGTCGGCCATGGCATCCACGCGTCCGCCACCATGGGGCGGCTGCGCACCGCCGTGCGCACCCTCGCCGATGTCGATCTGCGCCCCGACGAGCTGCTCACCCACCTCGACGATCTGGTCGCCCGCCTCGACGAAAACGACGCCGTCGACCCGATGGGCAGCACCACCGGGGGCTTCGGCGCGACCTGTCTGTACGCGGTCTACGACCCGGTCTCGGGGCACTGCGTTCTCGCCAGTGCGGGGCACCCGCTGCCCGTGGTCATAGCCCCGGGCGGCGATGTCCGGTTCGTCGAGGTGTCCCCGGGACCACCGCTGGGCGTGGGCGGCCTGCCCTTCGAAGCCGCCGAAGTAGCGCTGCCCGAGGGCGGCCTGATCGCCCTGTACACCGACGGCCTCGTGGAGTCCCACGAACGCGGCTTCGACGAGGGCCTCCGGCTGCTGGCCGGCGTGCTGGCCGGGTCCACGGGAACGCTGGAGGAGACCTGTGATCACGTCATCAGGTCGATGCTGCCCGACCGCCCGCAGGACGACGCCGCCCTGCTGATCGCGCGGACTCGCGTGCTGGACACCGAGCACGTCGCCACCCTGGACCTGGAGCCCGATCCGTCCCAGGTCGCCTACGCCCGCGAGGCGGCGACGGGCAAACTGGAGTCGTGGGAGCTGGGGGAGGCCGCCTTCATCACCGAGCTGGTCGTGAGCGAGCTGGTGACCAACGCGATCCGGCACGGGAGCCCACCCATCCAGCTCCGGCTGATCCGCGGGGAGACCTCGATCATCTGCGAGGTGTCGGACACCAGCAGCACCGCACCCCATATGCGGCGCGCGCGAACCCTCGACGAGGGGGGCCGCGGCCTGCTGCTGGTCGCCCAGCTCACCCAGCGGTGGGGCTCTCGGCAGACCGCGTCGGGCAAGATCATCTGGGCCGAGCAGGACCTCGCCGCCGACGCGACCGGGGCCTGGCTGGGGGGCTGA
- a CDS encoding lactate utilization protein B has translation MPAFPVAAAEAVGDARLRGNLRHATHTIRDKRARAVAELPDWPELRAAGAAVKDRTLRHLDHYLERLERAVTAAGGHVHWAADAAEANRIVTALVLATGEREVVKVKSMVTQEIGLNAALAEAGIRADETDLAELIVQLGDDLPSHILVPAIHRNRGEIRDIFRDRMADRGRPAPEGLTDDPADLAEAARLHLRRKFLDAKVGVSGANFMVAETGTMVVVESEGNGRMCLTLPETLISVVGIEKVVPTWRDLEIFLQLLPRSSTAERMNPYTSMWTGTTDEDGPRAFHLVLLDNGRSDALADTVGRQALRCIRCSACLNVCPVYERAGGHAYGSAYPGPIGAILTPQLRGVTSELDASLPYASSLCGACYEVCPVAIDIPEVLVHLRERVVRGGEVTVRGTRTVIRPAGGHAAERAAMRAARWVFDHPGVLRAGQRLAARTRRLAPRRRLPGPGRAWTDTRDLPPVPAEPFRDWWRRSRGEGSGR, from the coding sequence ATGCCCGCCTTTCCCGTGGCCGCGGCGGAGGCCGTCGGGGACGCGCGGTTGCGGGGGAATCTGCGGCATGCCACGCACACGATCCGCGACAAGCGCGCCCGCGCGGTGGCCGAGCTGCCGGACTGGCCGGAGCTGCGCGCGGCGGGGGCGGCCGTCAAGGACCGGACGTTGCGTCACCTCGACCACTATCTGGAGCGGCTGGAGCGCGCCGTCACCGCGGCGGGCGGGCACGTCCACTGGGCGGCCGACGCGGCGGAGGCCAACCGGATCGTGACCGCGCTGGTCCTGGCGACCGGCGAGCGGGAGGTCGTCAAGGTCAAGTCCATGGTGACGCAGGAAATCGGGCTGAACGCGGCGCTGGCCGAGGCCGGGATCCGGGCCGACGAGACCGATCTGGCCGAGCTCATCGTGCAGTTGGGCGACGACCTGCCGTCCCACATCCTGGTCCCCGCCATCCACCGCAACCGGGGCGAGATCCGGGACATCTTCCGCGACCGGATGGCCGACCGGGGGCGACCCGCGCCCGAGGGGCTGACGGACGACCCGGCCGACCTCGCCGAGGCGGCCAGGCTGCATCTGCGCCGCAAGTTCCTCGACGCGAAGGTCGGCGTCTCGGGGGCCAACTTCATGGTGGCCGAGACCGGCACCATGGTCGTGGTCGAGTCCGAGGGGAACGGACGGATGTGCCTGACCCTGCCCGAGACGCTGATCTCCGTGGTCGGCATCGAGAAGGTGGTGCCGACCTGGCGGGACCTGGAGATCTTCCTCCAGCTCCTGCCGCGCTCCTCCACCGCCGAGCGGATGAACCCCTACACCTCGATGTGGACGGGCACCACGGACGAGGACGGCCCGCGCGCGTTCCACCTGGTGCTGCTGGACAACGGCCGCAGCGACGCGCTCGCCGACACGGTGGGCCGTCAGGCGCTGCGCTGCATCCGCTGCTCGGCCTGTCTGAACGTCTGCCCGGTGTACGAGCGGGCCGGCGGGCACGCCTACGGGTCGGCGTACCCCGGGCCGATCGGGGCCATCCTCACCCCGCAGTTGCGCGGCGTGACCAGCGAGCTGGACGCCTCGCTGCCGTACGCCTCCTCGTTGTGCGGGGCGTGCTACGAGGTCTGCCCGGTGGCCATCGACATCCCGGAAGTCCTGGTCCATCTGCGCGAGCGCGTGGTGCGGGGCGGGGAGGTCACCGTGCGCGGCACGCGGACCGTCATCCGGCCCGCCGGGGGCCACGCCGCCGAGCGGGCCGCGATGCGCGCCGCGCGCTGGGTGTTCGACCATCCGGGCGTGCTGCGGGCCGGGCAGCGGCTGGCCGCGCGCACCCGCCGCCTGGCGCCCCGGCGGCGGCTGCCGGGTCCCGGTCGCGCGTGGACGGACACGCGGGACCTGCCGCCGGTCCCGGCGGAACCGTTCCGTGACTGGTGGCGGCGCTCGCGCGGCGAGGGGAGCGGGCGGTGA
- a CDS encoding extracellular solute-binding protein: MAVTACWAGAGEVPRSAAGSGTGDISVWAHQGTVPENEALIGIVADFNRSQDKVRARLRLTPPADYTGTVLITEPADLPDVLEFDGPTMASLVANGKLTAITPYVSSGTVDNATDTIRAQGMAGGELYGLGMYDSGLGVYGDKSQLDAAGVDYPRGLDDAWSAEEFTDALGTLAARDDDGQVLDIRENDGLGTEWGTFGFSPVLWSAGGGLLAGDHAAGVLDTRETAAAFERFQEWKRYVHPNPDGTALQEREVALSWAGHWVYGDYAASLGSDLVVMPLPDFGNGVKTGQGSWAWGIGANTKNGTAAGAFLDYLLGDERVARMTEANTAPPGTRSALAASPLYGDGGPLRLFAEQLDRPCGDRDITPSCVAVTRPVTPGYPVITSEFSQALTKIYGGDDPRDRLSGAARAIDRSYADNDGYELP; encoded by the coding sequence GTGGCTGTCACGGCGTGCTGGGCCGGAGCGGGCGAGGTCCCGCGCAGCGCGGCCGGGAGCGGTACCGGCGACATCTCCGTCTGGGCCCACCAGGGAACGGTTCCCGAGAACGAGGCGCTGATCGGCATCGTGGCGGACTTCAACCGCTCACAGGACAAGGTGCGCGCGCGCCTGCGGCTCACCCCGCCGGCCGACTACACCGGGACCGTCCTGATCACGGAGCCCGCAGATCTGCCCGACGTGCTGGAATTCGACGGCCCGACGATGGCGAGCCTCGTCGCCAACGGAAAGCTCACCGCCATCACCCCCTACGTCTCGTCCGGGACGGTCGACAACGCCACCGACACCATCCGGGCCCAGGGCATGGCGGGCGGCGAGCTGTACGGGCTCGGCATGTACGACTCGGGCCTGGGCGTCTACGGCGACAAGAGCCAGTTGGACGCGGCGGGCGTCGACTACCCGCGGGGGCTCGACGACGCCTGGAGCGCGGAGGAGTTCACCGACGCGCTGGGGACGCTGGCGGCCAGGGACGACGACGGCCAGGTCCTGGACATCCGGGAGAACGACGGTCTGGGCACCGAATGGGGCACCTTCGGATTCTCGCCCGTCCTCTGGTCCGCCGGCGGCGGTCTGCTCGCCGGGGACCACGCGGCAGGCGTCCTGGACACGCGCGAGACGGCGGCCGCGTTCGAGAGGTTCCAGGAGTGGAAGCGTTACGTCCATCCCAATCCCGACGGCACCGCCCTGCAGGAGCGAGAGGTCGCCCTGAGCTGGGCCGGCCACTGGGTGTACGGCGACTACGCGGCATCCCTCGGCTCCGACCTCGTGGTCATGCCGCTCCCGGACTTCGGCAACGGGGTCAAGACCGGTCAGGGCTCCTGGGCGTGGGGCATCGGCGCCAACACCAAGAACGGCACGGCGGCCGGCGCCTTCCTCGACTACCTGCTCGGCGACGAGCGCGTCGCCAGGATGACGGAAGCCAACACGGCACCCCCCGGAACGCGGTCGGCCCTCGCCGCGAGCCCGCTGTACGGGGACGGCGGGCCACTACGGCTGTTCGCCGAGCAGCTCGACAGGCCCTGCGGGGACAGGGACATCACCCCGTCCTGCGTGGCCGTCACCCGGCCGGTGACGCCGGGCTACCCGGTGATCACCTCGGAGTTCAGCCAGGCACTGACCAAGATCTACGGAGGGGACGATCCACGGGACCGGTTGTCCGGCGCGGCCCGCGCCATCGACCGGTCCTACGCCGACAACGACGGTTACGAGCTGCCATGA
- a CDS encoding carbohydrate ABC transporter permease yields the protein MSRPGRIRAQGPLMALPALAGLLVFVGVPFLYSIALSFYEVRLGSPEAPSFTGLEHYRRLFSHPDISPPFRRALLNNLTFAVVVVPLQTGLALALAVLLNRRLRGMGVLRALFFLPVVLPMALVAVLWRPFLSRGEDGIINAALSHLTPGSWEAHDWLGSATTAMASVIVLSVWQGVGFQMLIFLAGLHQIPDERYEAAMVDRAGPWQRFRHVTLPGLRTTVVFVALLTSVLAFRVFDQVYILIRGGGLNEEATHTVMYQAVTTAFDQNNTGMASAITVVFFLIVLALTLLQRGLVRTREEKS from the coding sequence ATGAGCAGGCCGGGCCGTATCCGCGCGCAGGGACCGCTCATGGCCCTGCCGGCCCTGGCGGGCCTGTTGGTCTTCGTGGGCGTACCGTTCCTCTACTCCATCGCGCTGTCCTTCTACGAGGTGCGCCTCGGCTCCCCCGAGGCTCCCTCGTTCACCGGGCTCGAACATTACCGGCGGCTGTTCTCCCATCCGGACATCTCGCCGCCCTTCCGGCGCGCGCTCCTGAACAACCTCACCTTCGCGGTCGTCGTCGTCCCCCTGCAGACGGGCCTCGCCCTCGCCCTCGCCGTTCTGCTCAACCGGAGGCTGCGGGGCATGGGCGTTCTCCGCGCCCTGTTCTTCCTCCCGGTCGTCCTCCCCATGGCGCTCGTCGCCGTTCTCTGGAGACCGTTCCTCTCCCGTGGCGAGGACGGCATCATCAACGCCGCGCTGTCGCACCTGACTCCCGGAAGCTGGGAGGCACACGACTGGCTGGGCTCGGCGACCACCGCCATGGCGTCGGTCATCGTGCTGTCCGTGTGGCAGGGCGTCGGCTTCCAGATGCTGATCTTCCTCGCCGGGCTCCACCAGATCCCCGACGAGCGGTACGAGGCCGCGATGGTCGACCGGGCCGGCCCCTGGCAGCGGTTCCGTCATGTGACACTGCCCGGCCTGCGCACCACCGTCGTCTTCGTCGCGCTGCTGACATCGGTGCTCGCCTTCCGGGTCTTCGACCAGGTCTACATCCTGATCCGGGGCGGCGGGCTCAACGAGGAAGCCACCCACACCGTGATGTATCAGGCGGTCACCACGGCCTTCGACCAGAACAACACCGGCATGGCCTCGGCGATCACCGTCGTCTTCTTCCTCATCGTGCTCGCGCTGACGCTGCTGCAACGCGGCCTCGTCAGGACACGCGAGGAGAAGTCATGA
- a CDS encoding LutC/YkgG family protein, with the protein MSGREEVLRRVRRALADVPAGETPADVPVPRDYLRGHSPADPVETLAERLMDYRAVVRRTDGAGLPALIARLLAARGTRTVVVPAGLPAGWLSAADGVERVPDSAGQTPHDLDAVDSVVTGCAVAIAETGTIVLDGGPGQGRRRVTLVPDHHVCVVRVPDQVVGSVPGALERLVPSRPLTWISGPSATSDIELSRVEGVHGPRTLEVILVSM; encoded by the coding sequence GTGAGCGGCCGGGAGGAAGTGCTGCGCCGCGTGCGGCGGGCGCTGGCCGACGTGCCCGCCGGGGAGACGCCCGCCGATGTCCCGGTGCCCCGGGACTATCTGCGCGGCCACTCCCCCGCCGACCCGGTGGAGACACTGGCGGAGCGTCTCATGGACTACCGGGCGGTGGTGCGGCGCACGGACGGGGCGGGCCTGCCCGCGCTGATCGCGCGGCTGCTGGCCGCGCGCGGCACCCGCACGGTGGTGGTGCCCGCCGGGCTGCCGGCCGGGTGGCTGTCGGCGGCCGACGGGGTGGAGCGGGTGCCCGACTCGGCCGGGCAGACGCCGCACGACCTCGACGCCGTCGACAGCGTCGTCACCGGCTGCGCGGTGGCCATCGCCGAGACGGGCACGATCGTCCTGGACGGCGGGCCCGGCCAGGGGCGGCGGCGCGTCACTCTGGTGCCGGACCATCACGTCTGCGTCGTCCGGGTGCCCGATCAGGTGGTCGGCTCCGTGCCCGGGGCACTGGAGCGTCTGGTCCCGAGCCGGCCACTGACCTGGATCTCCGGCCCCTCGGCGACCAGCGACATCGAACTCTCCCGCGTTGAGGGCGTGCACGGCCCGCGTACGCTGGAGGTGATTCTGGTCTCTATGTAA
- a CDS encoding carbohydrate ABC transporter permease — translation MSRPPRRRRAARLLLIPLCLLYSIPLIYLLIGSLKPPDEVLHGLSGFVPTSLTFDNYRAVFDSLSTSSTGYFWQFAAVSLTVSAMVVAGGLLVNSMAAYALSRLRWPGRRAALAAVLLLMLVPFESVAVPLLYLFSDHRDTLYILVLPFIANAFSIYQFHTYFRAIPRSVEESAVIDGAGPWRTLFGIVYPMSKPVFASVAILTFLVSWGSFLWPVLMISDPSLRPLPLEMTVFQAQQPPDWGQILAFGVLLILPVLLVFLLFQRWVVRGVVTSVPRS, via the coding sequence ATGAGCCGGCCGCCGCGGCGCCGCCGGGCCGCCCGGCTGCTGCTGATCCCGCTGTGCCTGCTGTACAGCATCCCCCTGATCTATCTGTTGATCGGCAGCCTCAAACCCCCGGACGAGGTGCTGCACGGACTCTCCGGCTTCGTGCCCACCAGCCTGACGTTCGACAACTACCGGGCGGTGTTCGACAGCCTTTCCACGTCGAGCACTGGCTACTTCTGGCAATTCGCGGCGGTGTCGCTGACCGTGTCGGCGATGGTCGTGGCCGGCGGGCTGCTGGTGAACTCCATGGCCGCGTACGCCCTGTCCCGGCTGCGCTGGCCGGGCAGGCGCGCCGCGCTGGCGGCCGTCCTGCTGCTGATGCTGGTGCCGTTCGAATCGGTGGCCGTGCCCTTGCTCTATCTGTTCAGTGACCACCGGGACACCCTCTACATCCTCGTCCTGCCCTTCATCGCGAACGCCTTCTCCATCTACCAGTTCCACACCTACTTCCGCGCGATTCCGCGCAGCGTCGAGGAGTCGGCCGTGATCGACGGCGCGGGCCCCTGGCGGACGCTGTTCGGAATCGTCTACCCGATGAGCAAGCCCGTGTTCGCGTCGGTGGCGATCCTGACCTTCCTGGTCTCCTGGGGCTCCTTCCTCTGGCCGGTGCTGATGATCTCGGATCCCTCGCTCCGGCCGCTGCCGCTGGAGATGACCGTCTTCCAGGCCCAGCAGCCCCCGGACTGGGGCCAGATCCTCGCGTTCGGCGTGCTGCTGATCCTGCCGGTCCTGCTGGTGTTCCTCCTCTTCCAGCGCTGGGTCGTCCGCGGCGTGGTCACCTCGGTTCCCCGGAGCTGA
- a CDS encoding (Fe-S)-binding protein gives MRVALFITCVNDALYPRTGRAVVALLERLGVRVEFPMDQSCCGQPQYNTGYRHETEPLVRRFARAFAGYDHVVTPSGSCAAMVRDNYPRIGARAAAEGRGGGLAGAVAAVAPRTLELTEFLVDVLGVTDVGASYPHTVTYHPTCHGLRALGLGDRPRRLLRAVRGLELVDLPGAEECCGFGGTFAVKNAAVSAAMGADKARHIIGTGAAAVCTVDNSCQTHIGGTLSRLGSTVRPVHLAEILASTEKEPW, from the coding sequence ATGCGGGTCGCGCTGTTCATCACCTGCGTCAACGACGCGCTCTATCCGCGCACCGGCCGGGCGGTCGTCGCGCTGCTGGAGCGGCTGGGCGTGCGGGTGGAGTTCCCCATGGACCAGTCGTGCTGCGGGCAGCCGCAGTACAACACCGGCTACCGGCACGAGACCGAACCGCTGGTGCGCCGGTTCGCGCGGGCTTTCGCGGGCTACGACCACGTGGTGACGCCGTCCGGCTCGTGCGCGGCGATGGTGCGGGACAACTACCCGCGGATCGGCGCGCGGGCGGCGGCGGAGGGACGCGGCGGCGGACTGGCCGGGGCCGTGGCAGCGGTGGCGCCCCGGACGCTGGAGCTGACGGAATTCCTGGTGGACGTGCTGGGGGTGACGGACGTCGGCGCCTCCTACCCGCACACCGTCACGTACCACCCGACGTGCCACGGGCTGCGCGCGCTCGGGCTGGGCGACCGGCCGCGCCGTCTGCTGCGGGCGGTGCGGGGGCTGGAGCTGGTCGATCTGCCGGGCGCGGAGGAGTGTTGCGGCTTCGGGGGAACGTTCGCCGTGAAGAACGCGGCGGTGTCGGCGGCCATGGGCGCGGACAAGGCGCGGCACATCATCGGTACGGGCGCGGCGGCGGTCTGCACGGTGGACAACTCCTGCCAGACGCACATCGGCGGCACGCTCTCCCGCCTCGGCTCGACGGTCCGCCCGGTCCACCTCGCGGAGATCCTGGCGAGCACGGAGAAGGAGCCCTGGTGA
- a CDS encoding YjbQ family protein has translation MSDTFTTRVIDIATGAEERVYNLTGECARFLQDVAPGRDGLLSVFVPHATAGIALLETGAGSDDDLLTALRDLLPADDRWRHRHGSPGHGRDHVLPAFVPPHATLPVVGGGLQLGTWQSVCLVDTNISNVNRQVRLSFLG, from the coding sequence ATGTCTGACACCTTCACCACACGAGTGATCGACATCGCGACCGGGGCCGAGGAGCGGGTGTACAACCTGACCGGGGAGTGCGCGCGGTTTCTCCAGGACGTCGCGCCCGGCCGGGACGGGCTGCTGAGTGTGTTTGTCCCGCATGCGACCGCCGGGATCGCTCTCCTCGAAACGGGCGCCGGCAGCGACGATGACCTCCTCACGGCGCTGCGTGACCTGCTTCCCGCCGACGACCGCTGGCGGCACCGGCACGGCAGCCCGGGGCACGGCCGCGACCACGTGCTGCCCGCGTTCGTCCCGCCGCACGCCACCCTGCCGGTCGTCGGCGGCGGGCTCCAGCTCGGCACCTGGCAGTCCGTCTGCCTGGTGGACACCAACATTTCCAACGTCAACCGCCAGGTGCGCCTGAGCTTCCTCGGCTGA
- a CDS encoding mucin-1, translating into MRYAPPGLCLNDFALLSGPGSRYTVLHLQGPWTEQFDPVRMETSYGRATSSDLVGWEPRGAVFGVGPPGRFDGSAVWTMHPFEYGAGLAMLYTGVAGVTAGGWPEQAIGLAHSELRDGTSWRRHGGEPVSRADPRWYRTGDGMGWRDPFVVPDDDGGGHWAMVVCASDASRPVERAGCVALATSRDLAHWDTHPPPLSPGRAAQLECPVLERLGDGWLLLGSVGGIGGGSIETWTAPRLRGPWEPLGPLSPPGVYAPRIVTAPGGERVVLHTTPRRAGLRDTGAPGRGMLAQPKVLAAGGAAPRMEWWSGLDRWLEEPLEGRPVAHGVADIEVTGRLGVVLRAEGDDPAVTVGCDGARVWVTGPRGPSLAGALLPRPPRRLRVLTVGEYVEVYADGVFVLTALCYSGRPVAWSATTDGITRPLPVRPLRLPEPGRDDASAVWPGP; encoded by the coding sequence GTGCGCTACGCACCGCCCGGTCTGTGCCTGAACGACTTCGCCCTGCTCTCCGGCCCCGGGAGCCGCTACACGGTGCTGCACCTGCAGGGCCCGTGGACCGAACAGTTCGATCCCGTGCGCATGGAGACGTCCTATGGCAGGGCGACCTCCAGCGACCTCGTCGGATGGGAACCGAGGGGCGCGGTGTTCGGCGTCGGGCCGCCGGGCCGCTTCGACGGGTCGGCCGTCTGGACCATGCACCCCTTCGAGTACGGGGCCGGCCTGGCGATGCTGTATACGGGCGTCGCGGGCGTCACCGCGGGCGGCTGGCCCGAACAGGCCATCGGACTGGCGCACTCGGAGCTGCGGGACGGGACCAGCTGGCGGCGGCACGGCGGTGAGCCGGTGTCACGGGCCGATCCGCGCTGGTACCGGACGGGTGACGGCATGGGCTGGCGCGATCCGTTCGTCGTCCCCGACGACGACGGCGGAGGCCACTGGGCCATGGTCGTCTGCGCGAGTGACGCCTCCCGGCCCGTGGAACGCGCGGGCTGCGTCGCCCTCGCCACCTCCCGCGACCTGGCGCACTGGGACACCCACCCGCCGCCGCTCTCGCCGGGGCGGGCCGCCCAGTTGGAGTGCCCGGTGCTGGAACGGCTCGGCGACGGCTGGCTGCTGCTCGGGAGCGTCGGCGGCATCGGCGGCGGCTCCATCGAGACCTGGACGGCTCCCCGGCTGCGCGGCCCCTGGGAGCCACTGGGCCCCCTGTCACCGCCAGGTGTCTACGCCCCCCGGATCGTCACCGCTCCCGGCGGGGAACGCGTGGTGCTGCACACGACGCCCCGGCGGGCGGGCCTGCGGGACACCGGTGCGCCGGGCCGGGGAATGCTGGCCCAGCCGAAGGTGCTGGCGGCCGGTGGCGCCGCGCCCCGGATGGAGTGGTGGAGCGGCCTGGACCGCTGGCTGGAAGAGCCGTTGGAGGGCCGCCCGGTCGCGCACGGCGTCGCCGACATCGAGGTCACCGGGCGGCTCGGTGTCGTCCTGCGCGCCGAGGGAGACGATCCGGCGGTGACGGTGGGATGCGACGGCGCCCGCGTCTGGGTGACCGGACCGAGGGGGCCCTCCCTGGCCGGTGCCCTCCTCCCACGACCGCCCCGGCGGCTGCGCGTCCTGACCGTCGGCGAGTACGTGGAGGTCTACGCGGACGGGGTGTTCGTCCTGACCGCCCTGTGCTACTCGGGCCGTCCGGTGGCCTGGAGCGCGACGACGGACGGGATCACCCGCCCGCTGCCGGTGCGTCCGCTGCGACTGCCGGAACCCGGCCGCGACGATGCCTCGGCCGTCTGGCCGGGTCCCTGA
- a CDS encoding TIGR03086 family metal-binding protein, translating into MELLDSFDRAMDEFGRRVQRVRDDQWDAPTPCTEWSVRDLVGHVTGEQLWAPWLLRGASLDEVGDRFDGDVLGDDPAGAWAAAAAASRGAFHRPGTLDAPVHTSSGLTPATDYLRQMTLDLTVHAWDLAHGIGADDGLDGELVQSELGFVESQIDGWQEVGIFDPPVPVADAAPPQDRLVALLGRRP; encoded by the coding sequence ATGGAACTGCTCGACAGCTTCGACCGGGCGATGGACGAGTTCGGCCGGCGGGTGCAGCGGGTGAGGGACGACCAGTGGGACGCGCCGACGCCCTGTACCGAGTGGTCGGTACGGGATCTCGTCGGCCATGTGACCGGTGAGCAGCTCTGGGCTCCCTGGCTGCTGCGCGGGGCGTCGCTCGACGAGGTGGGCGACCGGTTCGACGGCGATGTGCTGGGCGACGACCCGGCGGGCGCCTGGGCCGCCGCCGCGGCCGCCTCGCGCGGGGCGTTCCACCGGCCGGGCACGCTGGACGCGCCGGTGCACACCAGCTCCGGGCTGACGCCCGCGACGGACTACCTGCGGCAGATGACCCTGGACCTCACCGTCCACGCCTGGGATCTGGCGCACGGGATCGGCGCGGACGACGGGCTGGACGGCGAGCTGGTCCAGTCCGAGCTCGGGTTCGTCGAGTCGCAGATCGACGGCTGGCAGGAGGTGGGTATCTTCGATCCGCCGGTGCCGGTCGCCGACGCGGCCCCGCCGCAGGACCGGCTGGTGGCCTTGCTGGGGCGGCGCCCGTAA